In a genomic window of Erigeron canadensis isolate Cc75 chromosome 5, C_canadensis_v1, whole genome shotgun sequence:
- the LOC122598942 gene encoding cellulose synthase-like protein G2: MSLTAATPPLHTTHLLRRTTLNRLFAAIYATGIVTLIHHHFQNLLHATTFSSAATTTTFLIADLVLTFMWTTTTSFRLYPTDRKVFPENLEKVLPKKDFPALDIFICTADPYKEPPMNVVNTALSLMAYDYPPEKISVYVSDDGGSELTLFAFFEAAKFAKIWIPFCRENNIVDRCPEAFFRSNEMTFSDGPKIKAMYEKMKLKVESVVDRGSISAEYIANEYVRKAFDKWDKDFNRYDHPAVIQVLLESGQEQDIKGSPMPNLIYVSREKNRVFPHNFKAGALNTLLRVSAVMTNAPIVLTQDCDMYSNDPKTPQQMLCFYADQSIRHNLGYVQFPQRFQGINSADIYASEYKRLYVINPGGMDGLKGPCYVGSGCFFIRRVFFGRPSSPELPEVRQHWPDNVVEKPITDQQVLEMAHEVAGSNYEQNTTWGSTMGFRYGSLSEDFFTGLHQHCRGWKSLFFNPIRPAFLGDLPISLFDALNQNRRWCIGLLEVVFSEYNPLTYGSRFMGPLMGLAYAHNAFWPIWSIPIIIYSLVPQLALLNGVSIFPEVTSMWFLLYIFLFFGANVQDCLDYMLARGTFQQWWNDQRMWFIRGLSSYLFGFIEFSIKHLGIASKGFHVTSKVVDNELSKRYDNGVFEFGVPSPMFVPLGTVAIINFLAFASGILRILMGESTDGLFGQMFLSFFGVVNSWPIYEAMVWRNDKGKMPQVITAISSLIGVTCCMLVWLVSNA; encoded by the exons ATGTCACTCACAGCCGCCACACCTCCACTCCACACCACTCACCTCCTCCGCCGCACCACCCTCAACCGCCTATTCGCCGCCATCTACGCCACCGGAATCGTTACCTTAATTCACCACCACTTCCAAAACCTCCTTCATGCCACCACATTCTCCTCCGCCGCCACCACGACCACTTTCTTGATCGCCGACCTTGTCCTAACCTTCATGTGGACCACCACCACATCTTTCCGACTATACCCCACCGACCGGAAAGTCTTCCCGGAAAACCTCGAAAAGGTATTACCGAAAAAAGATTTTCCGGCGTTGGACATATTTATTTGCACGGCGGATCCGTACAAAGAACCACCCATGAATGTGGTCAACACGGCGTTGTCATTGATGGCTTATGACTATCCACCGGAAAAGATTTCGGTATATGTTTCCGACGACGGTGGTTCTGAGTTAActctttttgctttttttgAAGCTGCAAAGTTCGCAAAAATATGGATTCCATTTTGTAGGGAGAATAATATTGTTGATAGATGCCCGGAAGCTTTTTTCCGATCAAATGAGATGACATTTTCCGATGGTCCTAAGATTAAG GCAATGTATGAGAAAATGAAACTAAAGGTTGAAAGTGTAGTCGACAGAGGAAGCATAAGCGCGGAGTATATTGCCAATGAATATGTACGCAAAGCTTTCGACAAATGGGATAAAGATTTTAACCGTTATGATCATCCCGCTGTTATTCAG GTTTTGTTAGAGAGTGGGCAAGAACAAGACATAAAAGGATCTCCAATGCCAAATCTTATATATGTTTCAAGAGAGAAAAATAGGGTCTTTCCACACAATTTTAAGGCTGGTGCACTTAACACGTTG CTTAGGGTATCGGCTGTAATGACTAATGCACCAATAGTCTTAACtcaagattgtgacatgtaCTCAAATGATCCAAAGACCCCTCAACAGATGTTATGCTTTTATGCAGATCAATCAATCCGTCATAACTTAGGATACGTTCAATTCCCACAAAGGTTTCAAGGGATAAATAGTGCGGACATCTATGCTAGCGAGTATAAACGTCTCTATGTGATAAATCCTGGGGGGATGGATGGTCTTAAAGGACCGTGTTATGTTGGCAGTGGCTGTTTTTTTATTCGCCGGGTCTTTTTTGGCAGGCCATCATCCCCTGAGTTGCCAGAGGTTCGTCAACACTGGCCTGATAATGTAGTCGAAAAGCCCATTACAGACCAACAAGTTCTAGAAATGGCCCATGAAGTTGCAGGTTCAAATTACGAACAAAATACTACTTGGGGCTCTACG aTGGGCTTTAGATATGGGTCGTTATCTGAAGATTTCTTTACAGGCCTTCATCAACATTGTAGGGGATGGAAATCATTATTCTTCAATCCCATAAGACCCGCATTTTTGGGCGACCTACCAATCTCCTTATTTGACGCGCTAAACCAAAATAGAAGGTGGTGCATTGGGCTTCTAGAGGTTGTATTTTCAGAGTACAACCCGTTAACATATGGAAGTCGCTTCATGGGCCCTCTCATGGGCCTTGCTTATGCCCACAATGCGTTTTGGCCCATTTGGTCAATCCCAATCATCATATACTCTTTGGTCCCTCAGCTAGCTCTTCTCAACGGTGTCTCCATCTTCCCAGAG GTCACAAGTATGTGGTTTCTTTTGtacatttttctcttttttgggGCCAATGTACAAGATTGTCTTGATTACATGTTGGCCCGGGGTACATTCCAACAATGGTGGAATGATCAACGAATGTGGTTCATCCGGGGTCTCTCATCATATTTATTCGGGTTCATAGAATTTTCCATCAAACACTTAGGAATCGCCTCAAAAGGGTTCCATGTGACTAGCAAAGTGGTAGACAATGAACTAAGCAAACGATATGACAATGGAGTGTTTGAGTTTGGTGTCCCATCACCAATGTTTGTACCATTAGGGACAGTTGCGATTATTAATTTTCTCGCATTTGCTTCAGGAATCTTAAGAATATTAATGGGGGAAAGTACAGATGGGCTTTTTGGGCAAatgtttttatctttctttgggGTAGTGAATTCTTGGCCCATTTATGAAGCCATGGTATGGAGGAATGATAAAGGGAAAATGCCTCAAGTTATAACTGCAATTTCATCATTGATAGGAGTCACTTGTTGTATGCTCGTTTGGCTTGTATCAAATGCGTAA